The following is a genomic window from Patagioenas fasciata isolate bPatFas1 chromosome 1, bPatFas1.hap1, whole genome shotgun sequence.
AGGAACCCCAGCAGTGCGGGGTATCAATGCACCATTACAAGTCTGAAAACATGGTCAAGACAAAGACTACAACCTCTTTGAACCTCACTGCCTGTCTTCTCGGGTCAGCAGTGCATGTCCAgcccccagcctccagctgcctcTGCAATTCGGGGAGCCCACGGCCATGGAGGAGCCGCGCAGGCAGCTCCACCTGCGCTCGGGACCGCGGATACAACTCCATGGGTGCGAGATGATGCTTGTCCACTCCAGGGCAGAGGGGGGAAAGGGCCTCTTTTCCCCTTGGACAGCATCCAAAATTGCTATCTTTCCTTGTGCAGCCCagcgccctccccagccccaaccaATAGCTACGTGAACTGAGATTAGGACAAGCTGTTACTAGTGTATAAAAATCCCTGGGGCACACTTCGGCTCCACTTCTTCATCTTTGTTCAGGGACGCCCCAGGTAAACCCACCACCCGACACCATGGTGCACTGGACAGCCGAGGAGAAGCAGCTCATCACCAGCATCTGGAGCAAGGTCAACGTGGCCGAATGTGGTGCTGAGGCCTTGTCCAGGTAGGTCCAGCTCCCAGGCACCTGCTTGGCTGCACCCAGAGAAACCACTCTAATCATGGGAGCATTAACGTGTCTGTGTCTGCTTGTGTCCCTCCATCTCTCCCCAGGCTGCTGATCGTCTACCCCTGGACCCAGAGGTTCTTCTCTTCCTTCGGGAACCTCTCCAACCCCACCGCCATCAATGGCAACCCCTTGGTCCGTGCCCATGGCAAGAAAGTGCTCACCTCCTTCGGGGATGCTGTGAAGAACCTGGACAACATCAAGAAATGTTTTGCTCAGCTGAGCAAACTCCACTGCGAGAAACTGCACGTGGACCCCGAGAACTTCAGGGTGAGCTGTGCTGGGAGTCCAGGCTcagctgggcaggggttcctgctCTCTGGAGAGGGAGTTCGGGTCTCTGAGGTGTCTGATGGTCAATCAGATCTGGAGAGAAACCCAGAGCCTGGGGCTCTGCTGAGGGCAGGGGCGATGGAGGGGAAGGGAGTGAATATTTGGGGAGAATAGAGAGGAGTTTTGGGGCTGGGATGTGTGAGGGGACGACCCAGCTGAGGCAGACAGGTATGAAGTGCAGAACCAGATACCTGTTGGTAGGAAGTGACTGGCTTGGAGCAGCCAGAGACCAGAACagaagaaactgaggcaggatttggagggAAGAGTTGAGCTTGGCTGTGATCGGTTGTTTAAACCCAGAGAGAAAATAAACACAGCTACTTCATCAGGAGGGGATCTGAGCCCTGAGAAAGCACGGGTGGGTAGGGAAATGGAAGGAAAGGATAAACCCAGCTGAAGCAGAGGGAGGACATTGCATGGCAGGCAGGGGAAGGCGTTGGGGAAGAGGATCCAGAACACTGAGGTGTCCTGGTGACCACCAGAgattcaagttgtgccaggagccTGGTGCTGTGCACAGGTCTGTGATAAATGCATTCCTTGTTTTGCGATTAATTCCCAAAAAACTGGTGTCCATGCAGGAACACCTGGGTGGTGCGATGGTGGGGAGGGAAGCGGGGGCAGCACCGGGCTGATGGCTTCTTCTGCTTCCCCCGCCAGCTCCTGGGTGACATCCTCATCATCGTCCTGGCCTCCCATTTCGGCAAGGACTTCACCCCCGCCTGCCAGTCCGCCTGGGAGAAGATGGTCCACGTGGTGGCCCACGCGCTGGCCCACGAGTACCACTGAGCCTCCCGCAAGCGTTTGCGCCCAGAGGTGCTCGTGGAGAAACACCCTCTGGTTCTGCTGGCCTCTGATTGCCAAATAAACACCAACTGCTTCATCCGTGAAGAGGTGTCTGCCTCTCTGTGGGAAGGAGTGGAGGCcaccccggggtgctggggaATGGGAAGGGGGTAATCACACACAGGGCAACGAGAGCCACGGTCTTGTCTATGAATTCACGTGAGACTTGTCTAAGATAGAGAACTCAGGGGAACATTCAAGACAAAAACCAATTAAACACACCACGAAATGTAGAGAGAAATACACCGTTGCTTTTTCGAGGCGTCATTGCATTGAATGTTTTAAGGTTTTCACAGATTAAGTGGAAAAAACATGTACTGAGAGAGGTGGCAGTGAGATTAGGCCCAGGGTTTGTAACCTCCTTCATggaaggaaaaatgcttttttcaTGACATTTTGTTTAAATCATTATCATTCTGGTATTATTAAAGGCAGAATGTAACAGACACAACTATCTGTTatggaaaaaaacacaccaagaaCAGTAATTTCGTGTACAGGAAGGAGAGCATCTGGTTTCACTGGCCACTACATCCAACCTTCCACGTGCAAAATGGAATTCCCGGAATAGTCTCCATGCCATGATGAGGACCATGGCCCTCACCGGCTCCTGCGTCCAGACCGGGAGCATCCCCACAGCACTGAGAGCGGCCTGGGGACacgtttggggtttttggtggcTCTTATCAAGGAGAAGGCAGAACGAATGGCTCCGGACCAGGTCTGCCGTAAAAGCCGTGCTGTTCAACGAGGAGATCTGGGGAGCAGTGTCACCCCCAGGCCTGGCCCCAGGGTCCTTTGGCCAAGCCCCCTCCTGAAGTGGCCTTTCCATACTCagaaggggctgagaagaaagatggggacagacttttgagcagggtctgttgtgacaggacaagggatgatgggttaaactaaaggagggagattcaggctggacatgaggaagaaattgttgtccctgagggtggtgagaacctggcccaggtacccagagaggtggtggatgaaccatccctggagacatcccaggccaggctggacggggctctgagcaacctgagctgtgaagatgtccctgtcatggcaggggtggcactggggagctgggaagttccctccaacccaaattactctgtgattctgttgttCTGAGTGAGCAGGCAGAGGAGAGCTGGTGCGCCCATCACAAGTGGCCCTTGGCCCACCGCCCTTGGCCAAGGCCCACACATTGCTCCATGGTCATCCAGACCCCTCTGGACCAGTTAGCATTCCCTATTCTGGCCCCACAAGCTCCATGTAGCCTCAGCTCCTGCGTCCCACCCTCgttgggagcaggaacagatgtgcAGCCCCAAGAGACCCAGTTGCCTCTCCCACCACCCAGGAGGACAATTGCCGGTCGCCAAATTGCAGGGTCAGGCACTGCTTCCTGCTGCACATTTGCGCAGACCCCAGTATACCCAGCCTTCCCCACCTCTCCTGGGACCCCTGTGAACCAACGTCCTGCAAGCTACTGGTGTGCCCTGTGTTGTAACGTTTCCCTTCCAGCCTGGGTTGACCTCTGCTAACAGGCTCTCTGAGACAGGAGCTCTCTGAGTGCAAGCTACTGCCCATGGTTTTCTTAGTGCTACCCTAAACTTAGCAAACTGTGAAATTGCTGATAGGAAAGAACAAGGAGAACTCTAAGCCTGACAGGTCCTGCATGAAGCGGACAAAGAGAAAGTGCTTGCACGCCACCTGTGCATTCAGAGGGAGGATCCAACAGCCCCACGTCTGAGTCTTCTGCCTTGCAGCCATGGAGCCCATTCTGGTTTGCACCGTACGAGGGGCACCAAGCCTTGCACAAAGCTTCCTCGGAGGGCTTACACGGGACTCACGTGGAGCCATGCTTGGACTTTGCGTGGAGATAAATGCCACCCTTCAGTAGGGAGCTGCACAGCTGGAAATCAAAGGCAGGGGGAGGGCGGCCACCAA
Proteins encoded in this region:
- the LOC136100160 gene encoding hemoglobin subunit beta-like; this encodes MVHWTAEEKQLITSIWSKVNVAECGAEALSRLLIVYPWTQRFFSSFGNLSNPTAINGNPLVRAHGKKVLTSFGDAVKNLDNIKKCFAQLSKLHCEKLHVDPENFRLLGDILIIVLASHFGKDFTPACQSAWEKMVHVVAHALAHEYH